A window of Parcubacteria group bacterium contains these coding sequences:
- a CDS encoding NUDIX domain-containing protein, whose protein sequence is MDLKISKERNKAVPAVYLFLRKGKEILLGRRRGSGYYDGWYSVPAGHVEAGELPIGGLVREMKEELGIDINPKDLILVHTMYRTKHDETGERLDLFFKCKKWFGEVRINEPDKCDDLRWFPIKKLPENMMHHVKTALENSEKRIPYSEPGPVRR, encoded by the coding sequence ATGGATTTAAAAATATCAAAAGAAAGAAATAAAGCAGTGCCGGCGGTTTATTTGTTCCTTCGAAAAGGAAAAGAAATTTTGCTTGGACGACGGCGAGGTTCTGGTTACTATGATGGCTGGTATTCTGTTCCGGCTGGCCATGTGGAAGCCGGAGAATTGCCTATCGGTGGATTAGTAAGGGAAATGAAAGAAGAATTAGGGATTGATATTAACCCAAAAGATCTAATACTGGTTCATACTATGTATCGCACAAAACACGATGAAACCGGAGAAAGGTTGGATTTATTTTTTAAGTGTAAAAAATGGTTTGGAGAAGTTAGAATAAACGAGCCGGATAAATGCGACGACCTTCGATGGTTCCCGATAAAAAAATTACCTGAAAACATGATGCATCATGTTAAGACCGCGTTAGAGAATTCAGAAAAAAGAATCCCCTATTCAGAACCGGGGCCCGTTAGAAGATAA
- a CDS encoding SET domain-containing protein-lysine N-methyltransferase, giving the protein MKKQYLSRTWVNPKLKAGKSPIHGEGVFTGEKISEGEKVMEFGGELISKEEALSGNYRSRSVWIVDENSYLALPKSDTQESLDENLNHSCDANTWLIDEVTIVAKRDIEAGEEITLDQGTWNFEDSEYTDDKEPCFCGAKDCRKILTENDWKIPGVQEKYKGHFHPLIQKMIMNNKL; this is encoded by the coding sequence GTGAAAAAACAATATCTATCACGCACTTGGGTCAATCCGAAACTTAAAGCTGGCAAATCTCCTATTCACGGCGAGGGTGTTTTTACCGGTGAAAAAATTTCGGAAGGAGAAAAGGTTATGGAGTTTGGAGGCGAGCTGATTTCAAAAGAAGAAGCACTTTCTGGAAATTACAGAAGCCGTTCCGTTTGGATAGTGGATGAAAATAGCTATTTGGCTTTGCCAAAAAGCGATACGCAAGAAAGCCTAGACGAAAATCTTAATCATTCTTGCGACGCCAATACCTGGCTTATTGACGAAGTTACAATTGTCGCGAAAAGAGATATAGAAGCGGGAGAAGAAATAACTTTAGACCAAGGTACCTGGAATTTTGAAGATAGCGAATACACTGACGATAAAGAGCCGTGTTTTTGCGGTGCGAAAGATTGCCGAAAAATTCTAACAGAAAACGATTGGAAAATTCCTGGCGTTCAAGAAAAATACAAAGGTCATTTTCATCCCCTAATTCAAAAAATGATTATGAACAATAAACTATGA
- the obgE gene encoding GTPase ObgE: MLIDDVEIKINAGHGGKGAVAFNKNKMNLGPVGGRGGKGGSVLGMGVSDLTALQQFRFKKEFSAENGSPGRDQFRVGRDGSDLILKLPVGTVAHNLTSGKEINFKKIGERIILAKGGIGGNGNFYFRSSTNTSPTQFQPGTPGESFAFRFELKFIADIGFIGLPNVGKSSLLNKLTNARSKVANYPFTTLEPSLGAYYELILADIPGLIEGSSSGRGLGIKFLRHIERTHILFHFIRAESPAPLKDYRVIRKELGAWNKALLKKPERIFLTKSDLVTPEELDKKLLALKKIDPHAIAISINDQKSIKNIEKILNDIKNKK; this comes from the coding sequence ATGCTTATTGATGACGTTGAAATAAAAATAAACGCCGGACATGGCGGGAAGGGCGCCGTGGCGTTTAATAAAAATAAGATGAATTTGGGACCGGTTGGCGGCAGAGGCGGTAAAGGCGGCAGTGTCTTGGGCATGGGCGTCTCCGATCTTACCGCGCTCCAGCAATTTCGTTTTAAAAAAGAATTTTCCGCGGAAAACGGCAGTCCCGGCCGTGACCAATTTCGCGTTGGTCGCGACGGAAGCGATCTCATCCTAAAACTTCCGGTAGGAACCGTGGCCCACAATCTTACAAGCGGCAAAGAAATTAACTTTAAAAAGATCGGCGAGCGGATTATCCTCGCGAAAGGCGGAATTGGAGGAAACGGTAATTTTTATTTTCGTTCTTCAACCAACACTTCACCGACACAATTTCAACCGGGTACGCCGGGAGAGAGTTTTGCGTTCAGATTCGAGCTTAAGTTCATTGCCGATATCGGTTTTATAGGGCTTCCAAATGTCGGCAAATCAAGCCTGCTCAATAAGCTTACTAATGCCAGAAGCAAAGTAGCAAATTATCCATTTACTACGCTTGAACCCAGTTTAGGCGCATATTACGAACTTATCTTAGCGGATATTCCGGGGCTAATAGAGGGATCATCAAGTGGCCGGGGCTTGGGTATCAAGTTTCTGCGCCATATTGAGCGAACACATATTCTTTTCCATTTTATTAGAGCAGAATCCCCCGCTCCTTTAAAAGACTACAGGGTAATCCGCAAAGAATTAGGCGCCTGGAACAAGGCCCTTCTTAAAAAACCAGAACGCATTTTTCTTACCAAGAGCGACCTGGTAACACCAGAAGAACTTGATAAAAAATTACTGGCGCTTAAAAAAATAGATCCTCATGCAATAGCGATCTCTATCAATGACCAAAAAAGCATAAAAAATATAGAAAAGATCCTAAATGACATTAAGAATAAGAAATAA
- a CDS encoding GtrA family protein, which translates to MFFSKKDFWLAVLAGEIVAWLSLPTLKNLKILGLLAERGIGLTGFVFFWAIFIPLCAIAGLGAFYFLAKYKERVGFFQLGKYGVIGVLNTFLNAGVYNLLIFITDTSTGITVDLFFVAAFIVTVINSFIWNKYWSFEERGTETIASEALRFFSVSATVAVINIAILHVIINIIGTPAGLDSKIWANIALAFTIVTAFFGNFFGYKFIVFKK; encoded by the coding sequence ATGTTTTTTTCAAAAAAAGACTTTTGGTTAGCGGTTTTAGCCGGTGAAATTGTTGCCTGGCTCTCTTTACCAACTTTAAAAAATCTAAAAATTTTAGGCCTTCTTGCGGAGCGAGGAATTGGTTTAACCGGTTTTGTTTTTTTCTGGGCGATATTTATTCCGCTCTGTGCCATTGCCGGACTTGGCGCGTTTTATTTTTTAGCAAAATACAAAGAGCGGGTTGGTTTTTTTCAACTTGGGAAATACGGCGTGATTGGGGTTTTAAACACTTTTCTTAACGCCGGAGTTTATAACCTTTTAATATTTATTACCGATACTTCAACCGGCATTACGGTTGATTTGTTTTTTGTGGCCGCCTTTATTGTCACCGTTATAAATAGTTTTATTTGGAACAAATACTGGTCATTTGAAGAACGGGGAACGGAAACAATTGCAAGTGAGGCATTAAGATTTTTTAGTGTTTCTGCCACCGTGGCGGTTATAAATATTGCCATTCTTCATGTGATTATAAACATTATTGGCACGCCAGCCGGACTAGACTCCAAAATTTGGGCTAATATAGCGCTCGCTTTCACAATTGTTACGGCCTTCTTCGGCAACTTTTTCGGCTATAAATTCATCGTTTTTAAAAAATAA
- a CDS encoding DEAD/DEAH box helicase: MNQSSDFYNLGIAPNILEVLNKLNFKIPTPIQEKSIPLAIEGKDMIGIAQTGTGKTLAFGVPMIQAALRGKEGLVVLPTRELAFQVNEVFQKIGLHLGVRTAVLIGGESINRQIQSLRKNPQIVIGTPGRIIDHLEQKTISLGSVAVLVLDEADRMLDMGFAPQLKQILQTLPQNRQTMLFSATMPQDIFTIARAYMKLPVRVEVAPSGTPPAKITQELFFLEKQDKPRLLKKILDEYRGSILVFARTKHGARKITQGIRTLGHTVAEIHSNRSLNQRREALNGFRNGKYRILIATDIAARGIDVKGIELVLNYDLPQHPENYVHRIGRTGRVGGIGHAISFATPDQKNDVRGIERLIRATLPVSKRYS; the protein is encoded by the coding sequence TTGAACCAATCTTCTGATTTTTATAACCTCGGAATTGCGCCTAATATTTTAGAGGTGCTTAATAAACTTAACTTCAAGATTCCCACGCCTATCCAGGAAAAATCAATCCCCCTTGCAATAGAGGGAAAAGACATGATAGGTATTGCCCAAACAGGTACCGGGAAAACACTTGCTTTTGGCGTGCCAATGATTCAAGCGGCCCTGCGCGGCAAAGAGGGACTCGTTGTACTGCCAACGCGAGAGCTGGCCTTCCAAGTAAATGAGGTCTTTCAAAAAATTGGGTTGCATCTTGGTGTACGAACGGCAGTTTTAATCGGCGGCGAGTCAATCAACCGCCAGATTCAATCACTTCGCAAAAACCCGCAAATCGTAATCGGCACTCCGGGACGGATTATTGACCATCTGGAACAAAAAACAATTTCGCTTGGATCGGTCGCTGTTTTGGTGTTAGACGAGGCAGACCGGATGCTTGATATGGGTTTTGCGCCGCAATTGAAACAGATACTTCAAACATTGCCGCAAAATCGGCAAACCATGCTTTTTTCGGCGACAATGCCCCAGGATATTTTTACTATAGCGCGAGCATACATGAAACTTCCTGTTCGCGTTGAAGTGGCTCCGTCAGGCACTCCACCGGCAAAAATCACCCAAGAGCTTTTCTTTTTAGAGAAACAGGATAAACCGCGGCTTCTTAAAAAAATTCTTGATGAATATCGCGGATCAATACTGGTATTCGCACGCACAAAACACGGCGCCAGGAAAATTACGCAAGGTATTCGAACGCTTGGCCATACCGTGGCCGAAATTCATTCCAATAGATCGCTAAACCAACGCAGAGAGGCACTTAATGGATTTAGGAATGGGAAATATAGGATTCTTATCGCTACCGACATTGCCGCCCGCGGCATAGATGTGAAGGGGATTGAACTTGTTTTAAACTATGACCTTCCTCAACATCCCGAAAATTATGTCCATCGCATCGGACGGACCGGACGAGTAGGCGGCATCGGACATGCCATATCTTTCGCCACTCCAGATCAGAAAAATGACGTGAGGGGAATTGAGCGTCTCATTCGCGCAACACTGCCTGTCTCCAAACGCTACTCGTAA